CCGAGGGGGAGGCTGGGGGCCCACGTGGCCCGTCCTGGCGGCACCTGCAGCACTGGGGGAGCCGCTGAACCCCGTGCTTCAGCGCTGGGGGAGCCGCTGGGCCCCGTCTTCCGCCACAAACCATGCATGGCCGCCACGTGAGCTCAAACGTCCGTTTATTTCAAAgcagtaataatttaaaattataaaaatctttccACCGCTGAACGTTTAGAGGGTGAGGTTAGACAGAGGACGGGGAGGCTGGGGACGCCCCAGAGGGGACCATGTGGCCCACGCCTTCCCAAGCCAGGGGGCCGGTGGGCCGGGCCCGGGTCCTGCCCTGGAACAGGCGGGACCTGCAGCGCTGACCAGCCAAGCGTGGCGCCGCCGGGGCACCCAGTCTGTGGGTGCCGTGTGGCGCTGGCTGAGGGTGGGTGGGAAAGGCCCCGTGCTTTCCCGACGGCCGACGTGGGCTCACGAGTTGCTTGTGGCGTTCTCGTTGCTGGGCGAGCTGGAGGAGGACGATGACGACGAGGAGGAGAAGCTCACCCCAGTGAGGCCAGGGGGGTTCGTGGCCGTGTTCTGTCCCGTGAGGCTTTTTCGGCAGACGGGGCAGCTGTCGTGCTTTGTGGGGACAGAGGCAGGGACGGGAGAAGGGGCAGGTTAGAGGCGGGAGGGCCGCGGTcggggtgggggggcgggtgGGCGGGGCACTCACCTGCTCCAGCCAGGGCACGATGCAGCCGTCGTGGAACAGGTGGTTGCAGGGCAGCTGCCGCACACGCTCACCCAGCGCGTAGTCGTCCTTGCACACAGGGCACTCGAGCCCGGAGCCTGCGGGAGTGTGCAGCTGCGGTCACAGCGGGCGTGGGGGGCCTGCCGAGCCTTCAAGGGCAGGCTACTCCACAGCCTCAGCCGGAGGCCGCCCCTGAGCCCAGCGAGGGGAGAAAAGCCGTGTGTGTGTCCCCCGGGCTGCCAGAGGGGACCTGGACAGAACCCTCTCCTCCCAGCCCACCTTCAGGGAAATGCtcgaggccgggtgcggtggctcacgcctgtcatcccagcactttgggaggccgaggcaggaggatcacctgaggtcaggagttcgagacctgcctgaccaacatggtgaaaccctgtctctactgaaaatacaagtatgagccaggcgtggcggcgggtgcctgtaattcccactactcgggaggctgagctctCATACCTACGTGCTCCTCAGTGACGGGGACGGTGGGGAGGGCctggattttctctttatctgccGGTGGGGGGCCTGTGTTTTCAAACTGATTGAGGAGCTGAAAGACAAGAGGCGAGAGTGCCGGGAGCTCCTCGGGGGCCCGGCCCGGGGCTCTGAAACGCGAGGCTGCAGGACCTGCAAAAGCACCGAGGCCGCGTTTGTCCTGGGCCCTGGGCCCCTTGGAGCCCGCCCGGGGTCGGAGATCACTGTGGAGCCCACGCGGCCCCCCCGCTCCTGGGTCCCCTGACGGTGGAATGGGGGAATGGGCGGAGGCCCGCGCTCCTGGGTCCCTGACAGCGGAATGGGGGGGGGGGCCGCGCTCCTGAGTGCCCTGACGGCGGAATGGGGGGGCCGTGCTCCGGCTGGTGGGCTACTGTGAGGGTCGGGTCCTGCCAGTGACAAAATGCTCCAAGGGCTCCTCAGCAAGGCTGAGACGGGTGGCACTTGGAAGCAGGTCAGGGCGCGACCTCTCGGGAAGAGGGACCGCGTGGCCTCCTGACCATGTGACTGTGGGCGAGTCCTCCCCGCGGTTTTGCTACAACGTTCCGCGTGAACACAGGAGAACCCCCAAAGTTGCCAAGACTCAGAAATGGCAGGAGGAAGGCCGGAGCTGCCCCCTGTGCCCGCCAGAGCGTGGAGGCTGTGCCCGCATCCCCTTTGACCTTTGTGGGGCTTCGTGGGTCCAGGCAGTGGGGCAGCTCCCAGGGGTGGGCAGCCCAGCCCTCCCCCAGCAGGCACTCTGGGCCGTGGCCACGCTGTACCTGTGTGATGATGGCATCCAGGCCGTTGGCCCCCCAGGCGTAGTCCATAGGGTTTGAGTGCAGGACTCCCCTGGAGGTGGAAGGTGGGGTTCAAGTGGCTGACGGGCAGCTGGGGCAGGTGCGTCTATCCACCCCACTCACCAGGGGCCCAGGCTGGGGATGGGGACAGGCACCCCCTCCTACTCACCAGGGACCCTGGCTGGGGATGGGGACAGGCACCCCCACCCACTCACCAGGGGCCCAGGCTGGGGATGGGAACAGGCACCCCCTCCTACTCACCAGGGACCCTGGCTGGGGATGGGGACAGGCACCCCCACCCACTCACCAGGGGCCCAGGCTGGGGATGGGGACAGGCACCCCCACCCACTCACCAGGGGCCCAGGCTGGGGATGGGGACAGGCACCCCCTCCTACTCACCAGGGGCCCAGGCTGGGGATGGGGACAGGCACCCCCTCCTACTCACCAGGGACCCTGGCTGGGGATGGGGACAGGCACCCCCACCCACTCACCAGGGACCCAGGCTGGGGATGGGGACAGGCACCCCCACCCACTCACCAGGGGCccaggctggggatggtggcgggCGTGATGATGCCGTTGACGAGCTGCTGGATGATCCTGGAAAAGAGAGCGCCAGTCACGGGGTGAGGCCGCCCCACGCACAGGAGAGGCGCCAGGCCTGCCAGGTCCGTGGTGAGCACCAAGGGCAGGGCCAGCATCAGCTTCTAGATtagcttctatttatttattttactatgagccagggtctcactctaatGCCGAGGcaggagagaagcagcttgatcttggttcactgcagccccaacctgctgggcttaagcgatcctcccgcctcagcctcccaagtagctgggaccacagaagaGGTCCACCACTctcggctactttttttttttttttttttttttttgagacagagtttcactcttgttgcccaggctggagtgcaatggcacgacctcggctgactgcaacctctgcctcccgggttcaagtgattctcctgcctcagcctcctgagtagctgggattacaggcgcccaccgccatgcctggctaatttttgtattcttagtagagacggagtttcatcatattggtcaggctggtctcaaactcctgacctcagtgatctgcccgcctcggcctcccaaagtgctaggattacaggtgtgagccacctcacccagcctcagctactttttaaaaattagagatggggcctccctacattgctcaggctggtcttaaactcctgtcctcaagagatcctccctcttTGACCTCCCAGAGAACTGCAAATACAGcactgagccaccgtgcctggcaaaatTAGCCACTTTTAAAGATGACATTTCCAGCAGGTGAGACACACAACCATAAAAGCATCAACCGCCAGGAGTAGGGCCCTGCGACGGCTCCCCCAGGCTCTGTTCCACCAGGAGCAGGGCCCAGCGACGGCTCCCCCAGGCTCTGTTCCACCAGGAATGGGGCCCTGCGACGGCTCCCCCAGGCTCCGTTCCACCAGGAGTGGGGCCCTGCGACGGCTCCCCCAGGCTCCGTTCCACCAGGAGTGGGGCCCTGCGACGGCTCCCCCAGGCTCTGTTCTGGGCCCAAGGCCTGGACAGCGTTTGACGACACGCGTGTGGACAGCAGTCTCCAGAGCACGTGGGCCTGGCAGGCACACGGTGCCCCACTCTGTGGTCAACCCACACACCCTGAACCGGCATACTTCTGTCTCCGAAGGGCCGTGTGGGGAGTCACAGGGGGCTGGAGGGCCTGGCCGGGCGGCCTCTCCAGAGAGCCTATGGATGATGCCACGTTTCCGTGGAACCCGTGCTGGATTCTAAGCGCCAGAACTTCCGACCTCAAGGCGTGGGGCCCTCGCGGCCACCCCCGGGGCCCCCTCACCCTTCCAGCGTGGGGACGCCTTCGTGCCGGCCGGTGGCCCGCCGCGTGGTGAGGCGGGCGCGGGGCTGTCGGGCGCCGTACCGGTGCCGGGACGGATGGTCTCTCTCCCGCCGGCTCTCAGGGTCCCTGCCGTCGTCAGCCTGCGCCCCAGGAGGGAACGTGGGGATCTCGAAGCTGTCATCGAAGATGCCGAAAGCAAACTGTCCGTAGCCCTGCGGCAGCGTGAACAGGTGCTGGTCCACgtgctggggagaggaggggggcGTGACCTCGGGGGCTCAGGCCCGTGCAGTCTGCTGGGGGCGCTAGGGCACAAAGACAAAGGAGAAAGCAAGACGGGCCCTGCTGGGTGCCGGGTGGGAGGGAGACGCAGACAGGGAGGCAGGAATTGGGCAGAGCCTGCCCCGCTGGTGTGAGATGCCTCGGTGGAAGTTTCGCTTTCATCCAAGAAACCAACCAAGCAGCGTGGGCCGCCCCAATCCCTGGCCCGGGCCCCTGGAGGGAAAAATTTCCTCCGCCGTGCGGGCAGGGAGAGCCGGGGAGGCGAGGTGGGGACAGGCTGGCGCTCGGGGCCCCGAGCAAGGCTGACACGATCGGGAAGCACGAGGGGCGGGCGACTCACCTCCAACGGTGGCCGGCTCTGGTCTGTGGGAGCTGTGGAGGGGGCAGAACCATTTTCTGTGCTCCTGGGGAGAGAGTGCAGGTCAGCAGTGCCGGCTACCCTGTGCCCCCATGCGCCAGGCGCTCCCTCCCCTCAAAAGCCTATGTTGGGAGAGCAGGAATTGTCCTTGGCACTGCTTCCCACCCGCCACCGCCCCAGCATTTGGTGCCGTAACCCGCTGCTGCTTCCCTCGCCAGTAAACCACGGGTTTCTCGATAAACCGGTGCAGACCCCAACAGCCTCCTAAGCGTGAGAATGTGGGTAGGGCCCCCGTGGCCCCTTCCCCGGAGGGCCTGGGTCACCAGATTAGCCGccgaggctgagggaggtgagcGGCTGCACAGGTTGCCGGCACTCCCCTCTGGCCCCGGCCCGGCCATCACAGAAGAGAACGGCACGCTGCTGTCTGCACAGAGAAAAGTGCTCCCGGAGccacagacaccagggcctgACGGCCCCACACTCGGCGGGGCGGACGCCAGCACAGCCCACACCCCTACAACAGCTGAGGCCCGGCTGGCTCTTCCAGCCTCTTCAACAGGGGGCTGCATTACCTGGTCTCTTCCGGAAGCTCCTCGATAAAACCAGACTCGCATCTTGGACAGATATAATCCTGCAGGAGAGAACAGGAGGCCGGGTCACGGTGACGCCGGCATCACCTGCAAACCCCCCCAAGTGTGAGGACAGAGGGGCTCCGGACCCAGCGGTCTCTGGCTGGCCAGGCACACGCAGGCCAGGGTGGCTCCCAACCCGTGGGTCCTGGAGGGCGGCCGAGGGGACCTGGCCTCTGCCAGCCACCCGCTGACCCTTTGGTGGCTCCCGGCGATCTGAGCCCCTCCGACCTGGCCCCACCGTGACGGGCGTCACCAGCGTCATCAGCGCCTTGGCTGAGCCCCTCCGACCTGCCCCACCGTGACGGGCGTCACCAGTGCCTGGGCACCTCCTCACACAGGTGGCACCACTCGGAGGGGTGCCCCAATACCCCACAGTGGCATTTCCAGGACGCTCTGGCAGCCCCGCACACAGCCCGTTCCCCTGGCTCGGGGGAGGCCACGTCCACGCTGGCCACACCCCTGCAAGACCCCATCCCCAGGTCCCCCTAGAGCCAAGGACAACacaaggccaacatggtgatgTCCCAGAGGAGACGTGAGGACCCTGCCCAGGGACAGCCGTGGGTGAGTCCCAAAACCACGTTCACAGTTCCCCAGCACCAGCCTCAAGCCACAGCTGTGCCGAGCAGGACGGATGCCATCCCCTGTGGATCTCACACTGCAACGGGATCCCCAGGGCTGAAGGGCCTGCTGGAGACACTGGCTCACAGGGCGGACTCCTCATGGATGGCTGGGCCCCTGGTGATGGCGGAGCGTGCCGAGCATTCGTGGGGCCTGGGCTGAAACGTGCATGGTGCCTCCCGGCCTCACCAGGGGCTGGGCAGATGCCGACACACACTTCccgcacagcctgcagaactggaaACTGGAAGCTAAATCAACTGCTCTCTATGAACGACCCAGTCTCAAGTGCTCCATCGCAGCAACGTGAAAATGGCCTCACACGGCACGTGTCATCACGCCAGGGGCTCACATGGGGGTCCCAAGACCACCCCCAGGTAACACAGACAAAAACAGGAGACAAGGCTCCCACCGTGCATGGGGGAGTGCTGTGAGGGGAGCCAAGGTCGACCCCAGGCTCTGGGGATGCAGGTTGCACCGGGGCTGTTCAGTCTTcgcaggggcaggggctgggaccTCTCCAGCAAGCAAGATCCCGGCCTCACCCACTGACTCTGGGGAGAAGCGGGGGTCTGGCGTGCAGTGCCCAAGGGGAGGGCCGACAGCTGGGCCCCCGCCCACACCACGCCGTGCCTGCCTCACCTGCTCCTGCCACTGAAGCACAGGCTGGGTGGGGAGGGACTAAGGCCAGGGTGAGCAAACGATGCCAGATGCACATGAACCCACCGTGAGGGGAGAGTGAAGAGGCACCATCTACAATATAGAAAAAGTGCGGCCCGGCTCCTGGTGAGGCCGGGAGGCACCACATGCGTTTCAGCCCACGCCCCACGAATTCTCGGCACGCTCCGCCATCACcgggggcgcggtggctcaggcctgtaatcctggcacttcgggaggccgaggcgggcggatcatctgagatcaggagttggagaccagcctggccaacatggtgaaactctgtctctactaaaaatacaaaaattagccgggtgtggtggcgggcgcctgtaatcccagctacttgggaggctgaggcaggagaattgcttgagcccgggaggcggaggttgcagtgagctgagattgtgccattgcactgcagcctgggcgagggagcaagactccgtctcaaaaaaaaaaaaaaaaaaaaaaaaaaaaaaaaaaaaagtgctggccgggcgcggtgtctcatacctgtaatcctggcactttgggaggccgaggcaggcgaatcacctgaggccaggagttcgagaccagcctggacaacatggagaaaccccgtctctactaaaaatacaaatgttagccaggcgtggtggcacgtacctgtaatcccagctactcaggaggctgagacaggagaatcgcttgaacctaggaggcggaggctgcaacgagccgagatcatgacattgtaactccagcctgggcgacagagtgagactccgtatcgggaaaaaaaaaagtgcttacaactcaaaagaaagaaagaaagaaagaaaaaaaagcccaggccaggtgcagcagctcacacctgtgatcccagtactttgggaagccaaggtgggcagaccatttgaggtcaggagcttgagaccagcctagccaacatggccaaaccccatttctacaaaaaacaaattagctgggtatgctggGGTGGgtctgtagctccagctactaaggagggggaggagacaggcaggagcgggaggcaggaggcagaatggcttgagtccaggagatcgagaccgcagtgagctgtggtccCACCACTgcgctagcctgggtgacagaaccagaccctgccaaaaaaaaaaagaaaaagagaaacagacaacGCAACTAAAAACGGGCaaagtcgggaggctgaggcaggagaacggcttgaacctgggaggcagagcttgcagtgagccgagatcgcgccactgcactctagcccgggcgacagagtgacactccatctcaaaaaaaaagaaaagtgggggGGGAAAGGACGTGTACAGGACATGCCTCCAAAAACACGCTGGGTAAACGCAGC
The DNA window shown above is from Homo sapiens chromosome 19, GRCh38.p14 Primary Assembly and carries:
- the RNF126 gene encoding E3 ubiquitin-protein ligase RNF126 isoform 1 (isoform 1 is encoded by transcript variant 1); translated protein: MAEASPHPGRYFCHCCSVEIVPRLPDYICPRCESGFIEELPEETRSTENGSAPSTAPTDQSRPPLEHVDQHLFTLPQGYGQFAFGIFDDSFEIPTFPPGAQADDGRDPESRRERDHPSRHRYGARQPRARLTTRRATGRHEGVPTLEGIIQQLVNGIITPATIPSLGPWGVLHSNPMDYAWGANGLDAIITQLLNQFENTGPPPADKEKIQALPTVPVTEEHVGSGLECPVCKDDYALGERVRQLPCNHLFHDGCIVPWLEQHDSCPVCRKSLTGQNTATNPPGLTGVSFSSSSSSSSSSSPSNENATSNS
- the RNF126 gene encoding E3 ubiquitin-protein ligase RNF126 isoform 2 (isoform 2 is encoded by transcript variant 2); this translates as MAEASPHPGRYFCHCCSVEIVPRLPDYICPRCESGFIEELPEETRSTENGSAPSTAPTDQSRPPLEHVDQHLFTLPQGYGQFAFGIFDDSFEIPTFPPGAQADDGRDPESRRERDHPSRHRIIQQLVNGIITPATIPSLGPWGVLHSNPMDYAWGANGLDAIITQLLNQFENTGPPPADKEKIQALPTVPVTEEHVGSGLECPVCKDDYALGERVRQLPCNHLFHDGCIVPWLEQHDSCPVCRKSLTGQNTATNPPGLTGVSFSSSSSSSSSSSPSNENATSNS
- the RNF126 gene encoding E3 ubiquitin-protein ligase RNF126 isoform X1, with the translated sequence MAEASPHPGRYFCHCCSVEIVPRLPDYICPRCESGFIEELPEETRSTENGSAPSTAPTDQSRPPLEHVDQHLFTLPQGYGQFAFGIFDDSFEIPTFPPGAQADDGRDPESRRERDHPSRHRYGARQPRARLTTRRATGRHEGVPTLEGIIQQLVNGIITPATIPSLGPWGVLHSNPMDYAWGANGLDAIITQVLQPRVSEPRAGPPRSSRHSRLLSFSSSISLKTQAPHRQIKRKSRPSPPSPSLRST